The following are encoded together in the Glycine soja cultivar W05 chromosome 5, ASM419377v2, whole genome shotgun sequence genome:
- the LOC114412161 gene encoding vesicle-associated protein 1-2-like isoform X2, translated as MWPSSVCEIIYAKIACLFFKVKTTNPKKYCVRPNTGIVTPRSTCDVIVTMQAQKEAPADMQCKDKFLLQSVKTVDGTSPKDITADMFNKEAGHVVEECKLRVLYVSPPQPPSPVPEGSEEGSSPRGSVSENGNANGSDFTQAARGFTERPESQDKSAEARALISRLTEEKNNAIQQNSKLHQELELLKREGNKSRGGVSFVIVVLIGLLGIIMGYLMKKT; from the exons ATGTGGCCTTCaag TGTTTGTGAGATAATTTATGCAAAAATTGCGTGTTTGTTTTTTAAGGTGAAAACAACCAATCCGAAGAAGTATTGTGTTCGTCCGAACACTGGTATTGTCACGCCACGATCTACGTGTGATGTTATCG TTACCATGCAAGCGCAAAAAGAGGCTCCTGCTGATATGCAATGCAAGGATAAGTTTCTTCTTCAGAGCGTAAAAACTGTTGATGGTACCAGTCCGAAGGATATCACTGCAGACATG TTCAACAAGGAGGCAGGGCATGTGGTTGAGGAGTGCAAATTGAGAGTGCTGTATGTTTCTCCACCTCAACCACCGTCTCCTGTCCCAGAAGGTTCTGAGGAAGGATCCTCACCTAGAGGTTCTGTTTCAGAGAATGGAAATGCCAATGGTTCTGACTTCACACAA GCAGCAAGAGGATTTACTGAGCGACCTGAATCTCAAGACAAATCTGCAGAG GCTAGAGCTCTTATCTCAAGGCTGACTGAAGAAAAGAATAATGCAATTCAACAAAATAGCAAGCTCCACCAGGAACTG GAGCTACTGAAGAGGGAAGGCAACAAAAGTCGTGGTGGAGTCTCATTTGTCATTGTCGTATTAATTGGCCTGCTTGGCATAATTATGGGGTATCTCATGAAGAAGACCTAA
- the LOC114412160 gene encoding uncharacterized protein LOC114412160 isoform X2 — translation MGTRTNFYKNPSISYKKRLSISSVLQNLHAYNIAAGNVPPADPPQATSTANVPPSNPPHLTPSARLKRSRNPEPPEFLREYRDDAPSSMSHHDYIQNRRKEVVSSRNHDRVELTEEVLGNSNSTLPLVDYDASDEDTPSECEETHTLLNSGQQEEFDGVKKSRNQQRFPVSGEPVCLICGRYGEYICNETDDDVCSMECKSELLEILKLNEGSSHNQVRDISSSGISAAVPVPVFGDDTWDYNQHHWSKKTCSLSTYECWKCQRPGHLAEDCMVTEGSNRSSSIPKDLLQLYRRCHQIGKDLLAANCNVCRRSSNLATCLDCSIVLCDGAGHLIEHIRTHPSHQKYYSHKLKRLVKCCKSTCKVTDIKDLLVCHYCFDKAFEKFYDMYTATWKGAGLAIMWGSICCEDHFTWHRMNCLNANVEESAYILKPDGHKGKRTQLSDFIF, via the exons ATGGGAACTCGAACAAATTTCTACAAGAACCCATCAATCTCCTACAAAAAACGTTTAAGCATCTCCTCCGTTCTTCAGAACCTCCATG CTTACAACATCGCCGCCGGCAATGTTCCTCCCGCCGATCCACCGCAAGCGACTTCCACCGCCAATGTTCCTCCCAGCAATCCACCGCATCTCACTCCCTCCGCCAGACTCAAACGCAGCCGGAATCCCGAGCCACCGGAATTTCTACGCGAATACCGTGACGATGCCCCTTCCTCTATGTCACACCACGATTACATCCAAAACAGAAG GAAAGAAGTCGTTTCGTCTCGGAATCACGATCGCGTTGAATTGACTGAAGAAGTTTTG GGAAACTCTAATTCTACTCTTCCCTTGGTGGATTATGATGCAA GTGATGAAGATACTCCTTCAGAATGTGAAGAAACACATACTCTTCTAAATTCTG GTCAACAAGAAGAATTTGATGGAGTAAAAAAAAGCAGAAATCAGCAGCGATTCCCTGTCTCTGGGGAACCTGTTTGTCTTATATGTGGAAGATATGGCGAATATATATGCAACGAG ACAGATGATGATGTCTGTAGCATGGAGTGCAAAAGTGAACTTCTGGAAATTCTTAAACTCAATGag ggATCCTCCCACAACCAAGTTAGAGATATCTCCTCATCTGGAATTAGTGCTGCTGTACCAGTTCCAGTTTTTGGTGATGATACCTGGGATTATAATCAACATCACTGGTCCAAAAAGACTTGTAGTCTTTCTACTTATGAATG ttGGAAATGTCAAAGACCTGGCCACCTAGCTGAAGATTGTATG gtCACTGAGGGAAGTAATAGATCTAGTTCCATTCCAAAGGATCTTCTTCAACTGTATAGAAG ATGCCACCAGATTGGTAAAGACTTGTTAGCTGCAAACTGTAACGTGTGTCGCAGATCATCAAATTTGGCAACATGCCTTGATTGTAGTATTGTCCTTTGTGATGG GGCAGGCCACTTGATTGAGCATATAAGAACACACCCTTCCcatcaaaaatattattcacacaAGCTTAAACGTCTG GTTAAATGCTGCAAGTCAACATGCAAGGTCACTGACATCAAGGATCTCTTGGTTTGTCATTATTGCTTtgataaagcctttgaaaagttctATGATATGTATACTGCAACATG GAAAGGAGCCGGGCTTGCAATTATGTGGGGTTCTATATGCTGTGAAGACCATTTCACCTG GCACAGAATGAATTGTTTGAATGCGAATGTGGAAGAAagtgcatacattttaaaacccGATGGCCATAAAGGCAAGCGTACGCAACTTAGTGACTTCATTTTTTGA
- the LOC114412160 gene encoding uncharacterized protein LOC114412160 isoform X1, whose protein sequence is MGTRTNFYKNPSISYKKRLSISSVLQNLHAYNIAAGNVPPADPPQATSTANVPPSNPPHLTPSARLKRSRNPEPPEFLREYRDDAPSSMSHHDYIQNRSRDILFLTRKEVVSSRNHDRVELTEEVLGNSNSTLPLVDYDASDEDTPSECEETHTLLNSGQQEEFDGVKKSRNQQRFPVSGEPVCLICGRYGEYICNETDDDVCSMECKSELLEILKLNEGSSHNQVRDISSSGISAAVPVPVFGDDTWDYNQHHWSKKTCSLSTYECWKCQRPGHLAEDCMVTEGSNRSSSIPKDLLQLYRRCHQIGKDLLAANCNVCRRSSNLATCLDCSIVLCDGAGHLIEHIRTHPSHQKYYSHKLKRLVKCCKSTCKVTDIKDLLVCHYCFDKAFEKFYDMYTATWKGAGLAIMWGSICCEDHFTWHRMNCLNANVEESAYILKPDGHKGKRTQLSDFIF, encoded by the exons ATGGGAACTCGAACAAATTTCTACAAGAACCCATCAATCTCCTACAAAAAACGTTTAAGCATCTCCTCCGTTCTTCAGAACCTCCATG CTTACAACATCGCCGCCGGCAATGTTCCTCCCGCCGATCCACCGCAAGCGACTTCCACCGCCAATGTTCCTCCCAGCAATCCACCGCATCTCACTCCCTCCGCCAGACTCAAACGCAGCCGGAATCCCGAGCCACCGGAATTTCTACGCGAATACCGTGACGATGCCCCTTCCTCTATGTCACACCACGATTACATCCAAAACAGAAG TCGTGATATCTTGTTCCTCACCAGGAAAGAAGTCGTTTCGTCTCGGAATCACGATCGCGTTGAATTGACTGAAGAAGTTTTG GGAAACTCTAATTCTACTCTTCCCTTGGTGGATTATGATGCAA GTGATGAAGATACTCCTTCAGAATGTGAAGAAACACATACTCTTCTAAATTCTG GTCAACAAGAAGAATTTGATGGAGTAAAAAAAAGCAGAAATCAGCAGCGATTCCCTGTCTCTGGGGAACCTGTTTGTCTTATATGTGGAAGATATGGCGAATATATATGCAACGAG ACAGATGATGATGTCTGTAGCATGGAGTGCAAAAGTGAACTTCTGGAAATTCTTAAACTCAATGag ggATCCTCCCACAACCAAGTTAGAGATATCTCCTCATCTGGAATTAGTGCTGCTGTACCAGTTCCAGTTTTTGGTGATGATACCTGGGATTATAATCAACATCACTGGTCCAAAAAGACTTGTAGTCTTTCTACTTATGAATG ttGGAAATGTCAAAGACCTGGCCACCTAGCTGAAGATTGTATG gtCACTGAGGGAAGTAATAGATCTAGTTCCATTCCAAAGGATCTTCTTCAACTGTATAGAAG ATGCCACCAGATTGGTAAAGACTTGTTAGCTGCAAACTGTAACGTGTGTCGCAGATCATCAAATTTGGCAACATGCCTTGATTGTAGTATTGTCCTTTGTGATGG GGCAGGCCACTTGATTGAGCATATAAGAACACACCCTTCCcatcaaaaatattattcacacaAGCTTAAACGTCTG GTTAAATGCTGCAAGTCAACATGCAAGGTCACTGACATCAAGGATCTCTTGGTTTGTCATTATTGCTTtgataaagcctttgaaaagttctATGATATGTATACTGCAACATG GAAAGGAGCCGGGCTTGCAATTATGTGGGGTTCTATATGCTGTGAAGACCATTTCACCTG GCACAGAATGAATTGTTTGAATGCGAATGTGGAAGAAagtgcatacattttaaaacccGATGGCCATAAAGGCAAGCGTACGCAACTTAGTGACTTCATTTTTTGA
- the LOC114412161 gene encoding vesicle-associated protein 1-2-like isoform X1, whose amino-acid sequence MSTGELLNIEPLELKFPFELKKQISCSLQLSNKTDSYVAFKVKTTNPKKYCVRPNTGIVTPRSTCDVIVTMQAQKEAPADMQCKDKFLLQSVKTVDGTSPKDITADMFNKEAGHVVEECKLRVLYVSPPQPPSPVPEGSEEGSSPRGSVSENGNANGSDFTQAARGFTERPESQDKSAEARALISRLTEEKNNAIQQNSKLHQELELLKREGNKSRGGVSFVIVVLIGLLGIIMGYLMKKT is encoded by the exons ATGAGCACTGGGGAGCTTCTCAACATCGAACCTCTCGAACTCAAGTTCCCCT TTGAGCTGAAGAAGCAGATCTCATGTTCTCTTCAATTGTCCAATAAGACCGATAGCTATGTGGCCTTCaag GTGAAAACAACCAATCCGAAGAAGTATTGTGTTCGTCCGAACACTGGTATTGTCACGCCACGATCTACGTGTGATGTTATCG TTACCATGCAAGCGCAAAAAGAGGCTCCTGCTGATATGCAATGCAAGGATAAGTTTCTTCTTCAGAGCGTAAAAACTGTTGATGGTACCAGTCCGAAGGATATCACTGCAGACATG TTCAACAAGGAGGCAGGGCATGTGGTTGAGGAGTGCAAATTGAGAGTGCTGTATGTTTCTCCACCTCAACCACCGTCTCCTGTCCCAGAAGGTTCTGAGGAAGGATCCTCACCTAGAGGTTCTGTTTCAGAGAATGGAAATGCCAATGGTTCTGACTTCACACAA GCAGCAAGAGGATTTACTGAGCGACCTGAATCTCAAGACAAATCTGCAGAG GCTAGAGCTCTTATCTCAAGGCTGACTGAAGAAAAGAATAATGCAATTCAACAAAATAGCAAGCTCCACCAGGAACTG GAGCTACTGAAGAGGGAAGGCAACAAAAGTCGTGGTGGAGTCTCATTTGTCATTGTCGTATTAATTGGCCTGCTTGGCATAATTATGGGGTATCTCATGAAGAAGACCTAA